The following proteins come from a genomic window of Dreissena polymorpha isolate Duluth1 chromosome 1, UMN_Dpol_1.0, whole genome shotgun sequence:
- the LOC127858287 gene encoding universal stress protein Sll1388-like → MAESVESGERVVCIAIDGSDNSKYAFQFYSDNVRKANDKVYLVHSVEINSVLHSTQWYSSPYSFDKEMLLKLLDEEKTKIRHKLEGFAVLLKDAGIDGTVKSIHAESPGEGIVKAAAEVGASLVVVGTRGMGKLRRTFMGSVSDYVLHHSPVPVLVCRHNEDEKK, encoded by the exons ATGGCCGAATCTGTGGAGAGTGGAGAAAGAGTCGTCTGTATTGCAATAGACGGAAGTGATAATTCAAAATATGCGTTTCAGT TCTATTCGGACAATGTAAGGAAAGCCAATGACAAAGTCTACCTGGTCCATTCCGTAGAGATCAACAGTGTCTTGCATTCCACTCAATGGTACAGCT CGCCTTATTCCTTCGACAAGGAGATGTTGTTGAAGTTATTGGACGAAGAGAAGACCAAGATCCGCCACAAACTCGAGGGTTTTGCAGTGCTTTTGAAAGATGCCGGG ATCGATGGCACGGTGAAGAGTATCCACGCGGAGTCCCCGGGGGAGGGAATCGTTAAGGCGGCCGCGGAGGTGGGCGCTTCCCTCGTCGTCGTCGGCACGCGCGGCATGGGGAAGCTGAGGCGCACGTTCATGGGGAGCGTCAGCGACTACGTGCTGCACCACTCGCCGGTTCCAGTGCTCGTCTGCCGACACAACGAGGACGAGAAAAAGTAA